The nucleotide sequence CGAAGATGTAACAATGTCGGTGTTCGAATCTATGTTGATGTAGTCTTTAATCATATGACAGGATCGGCAGAAATAGGATCGGCAGGCTCGAGAGCTAATTTGGCTACACGCGATTATTACGCTGTTCCGTATACACGGGAACATTTTAATCCAGTGTGCCAGATCCATAACTGGGCTAATCCAATTGAAGTTCGGAATTGCGAACTGCTGGGATTGCCCGATTTAAATCAAGGTCATGAGTGGGTTCGAACAAAAATCGTTGACTTCCTAAATCATTTGATTGAACTTGGTGTTGCCGGATTTAGAGTTGATGCCATGAAACATATGTGAGTATGCTCGCATTGGAGGGCGATAGATTTAAATCAGAATTAAGTGAAGTTTGAGGACTTTCACCATTTATATTAACTATTAGGTGGCCTGGAGATTTAGAAATTATTTGGAGTCGATTGAGGAACTTAAACACAGCCCATGGATTTGCTGCTAACCAACGTCCATTTTCTGCTGGTGAAGTAATTGGTGGAGATGGCAGTGAAAATTTCCATGCGTGAGAAACTTGTATCTCTTGAGAAGaatgttgtttttaaattgaaattgtattcCCCCCCCCCCTTTGTAGAAGCGAATATTTCGGTTTAGGAACTGTGACAGAATTTAGATACGGAGAAAATCTATCCAGGGTGTTCGGCGGACAAGATAATTTGCGatggttacaaaattttggtgaaGGATGGGGATTTTGGACGTCAAGACATGCACTCACCTTTATCGACAATCACGACAACCAACGAGACGGACATGTATTGACTTACAAGAATGGTAGACTGTATAAAATGGCAACCGCTTTCCATTTGGCCTGGCCGTACGGTGTGCCACGACTCATGAGCTCGTTTGCCTTCACCCACCGCGATACTGGTCCACCAAATGACGGAAATGGTAACATCGTTCCGCCAGCATTTAATGCAGCTGGTCAATGCACAAATGGATGGGTGTGTGAACACAGATGGCCGCAAATTGCAAATATGGTTGGTTTCCGTAACGCTGTTCAAGGCACTGGCGTAAATAATTGGTGGGACAATCAGTCCAATCAAATAGCGTTTTCGCGTGGTATTCGTGGATTCATTGCGTTTAATGGTCAATATGGCGTCGACCTTCGTCAAACACTTCAAACTGGACTGCCAGGCGGTACTTACTGCGACATTGCGACTGGtaacaaagttggaaattCTTGTAGTGGAACATCTGTTTTGGTTCAAGCGAATGGCGTTGCAGATATATTCTTAAGTGCTAGTGTGCCCGAAGGATTTTTAGCTATCCACGCCAATACTAGACTGTAAAGCCATGTTtcgaaaagtatttttgttgAATAGATGATAGATGAATCAATTCGCGTTTTACTTTGTTTCGCATGACTTGCAAGCAATTTTCAAGCTGATCTACGAATTGATGTTAATCGTAGCCAAGGCCAAGGCCCTGTGTTATTACAATAGGGGAACGAGTCCATTGTCTTATTACAACTTTGTGTTATTTGTTACTGCCCTGACGATCACTGATGCTAGCCGACTATGGaatcaaaagtcggtctattcCCCATCTGTCAAAGGGACGTTTCAAacgtcaaacgaaaataaatgtgtGTCACTTGTCACTTGATTGTTAATTTGTTCTCAATTACtgaaataggtttgttccaaggttatttcaaaatgtcaaatttcatctacAGAAGgttaacctcaactttcacgatgacgaaaaaatttcaaagaaattggttgacgtttaggttatgttcatctctgtggttcgggtttacagttatttggaacaaacctatagaaTTTCGCTACACCAATGAAATAATGACAGATAGTCCAAACGTTTTCTGTCAAACCGGTTATTGACCATTTCGaagatttattttcctttGACGTTAAAAACGCCACTTTGACAGATGCAATAGTCCAAAGGTAAACAAACCGCTTGCGCACGATATAGATTTCTAttgtaattttgataaataatttatagCCCGAAGATGGGTCAAACCAGATGCAATAGTCTGACTattgatcccaactgtcacatATAGTTTTGATGACCACATCAGTGCCCGATCCGAACTTGAAAATTTCTGTGTCTCTGATATTCGATATCCACTGTTCTTTTAAATGCCCAAAAACACCCGCAATGCTCAAAAAGTCCGAAGCCGAAACGGTTGTTCACGAGACAAAAAACTGTCTGATCCACTCACACAAACGAATATGGTTTTATGTCTTTAAACGGTTTTGTTATTACCGCGTGTATGTGTGTACATTGATCATCAATATACACAAGCATTAGCACATTTGTTTGCATGTGtgtatcagctgaaaaacagctgtaACAAAATGCATCACTTATTTGAAAGTCACTGACTGTAAAAGAAATTCTGTCCAatttaaacgagccatcagaacagtcggagcgtttgctgcgactgagccccgtaaaAACCTGTATATCtgttgcgtacgtgaccctagtgcgtctgtcaccctattttgaccgtaagcctatgcgccggttaaagtagttaaagtaaaattattatgtaatgtgtacatcttagaaattgcgcatagcgcaattacgaagccccgtacgacgttcctttcaaataaaacaaaaatttcaaatagccctaaaattttaatttattgagtataaatacacatagggcctagtatcggcctcagtccgaggatccaaatttattttttttcaacaacattctattcggcctttgattaccttccaaatgaaacaaaaattatgaaaaacggatgaaatttgctcgagttatatgtaaaatacacatagggccctagtagcggccttagtccaaggacccaaatttaatttttttttcaacaacattctattcggtgttcgattatctttcaaatgaaacaaaaattacgaaaaacggatgaaatttactcgagttgtatgtaaaatacgcatagggccctagtagcggccttagtccgaggacccaaatttaattttttttcaacaacattctattcggcttttgattaacttccaaatgacacaaaaattacgaaaaacgaatgaaatttacttgagttctatgtaaaatacacatagggccctagtagcttttcacttctaaggccctaactcacggtccactcacccgattttaaaaaacttttttttcctggattggtattgacaatacctatcatttgccgtgtcatttacatttccatcgtttattttgccataaatatcaccaaaagaccttaaatcacttaggaggccctaactcacgaagggccgacccgaatatgcccatcttcgaacttagcctcactattttgactatctttcagggaattttttttttttgaaatcggatttgatttactcaagatatcgacgtgacagacagacggacagacggacagacggcccaaatttttattgcggattcgtcatctatgaacacaggcaaacactttgcccttaccgtctgcttcgaattccatcaattacacacggcatcgtaatcctataagccccttcgtacttcgtacggggctaaaaatggcCATGAGCATGAGTGTTAACTGGAACATAGCGATAgaacatcaaattttatttctttaaattcagCTAACATGAATCCTAGACGTCCTGTTTTTGTGCTTGCTGTTGGATACGTAAAACGTGTGGGAGGTGGATGTCTATTTTGTATACTCAGAATAATTCTATACTTTTTGTACATACATATAATACGCAAGCTACACGATGCTTCTACATAAAAAGCCGCATTACTGTCGATATGTAGCTTATTATCATTATGTATAGAAATATCGAATATTAGGTGATGGTTTCTAATGTTACGCATCCCACGTAGGCAGAACACGACCCCGAAAGTTATTTTGGttcaatcaaaacaaaacattggttatttgtttaccaaggggaGAAACTAGGAAATTCCAACCAGAGCAAAAGTTTCCGTGGTGaacatacaatttttcatccGTGCATGGCGTGAATACCGTTCAATTTGATTcactattttcaaaaaccaaaacaaagtgTCAGTTGGAAGGAAAAAGAagtgagaaaattaaaatttctctgtCTCTGAGAGCGTCAATGAAACGCCATCTCACcgcatttgagtggagaaaataaggttattcacg is from Bradysia coprophila strain Holo2 unplaced genomic scaffold, BU_Bcop_v1 contig_396, whole genome shotgun sequence and encodes:
- the LOC119082209 gene encoding alpha-amylase 1-like, with product MKLSVIVLIFGLAILANGDYTNPHWQSGRSAMVHLFEWRWPDIAAECENFLAPNGYAGVQVSPANEHNIFNDGRSWMERYGPMSYILTTRSGNEAAFASMVRRCNNVGVRIYVDVVFNHMTGSAEIGSAGSRANLATRDYYAVPYTREHFNPVCQIHNWANPIEVRNCELLGLPDLNQGHEWVRTKIVDFLNHLIELGVAGFRVDAMKHMWPGDLEIIWSRLRNLNTAHGFAANQRPFSAGEVIGGDGSENFHASEYFGLGTVTEFRYGENLSRVFGGQDNLRWLQNFGEGWGFWTSRHALTFIDNHDNQRDGHVLTYKNGRLYKMATAFHLAWPYGVPRLMSSFAFTHRDTGPPNDGNGNIVPPAFNAAGQCTNGWVCEHRWPQIANMVGFRNAVQGTGVNNWWDNQSNQIAFSRGIRGFIAFNGQYGVDLRQTLQTGLPGGTYCDIATGNKVGNSCSGTSVLVQANGVADIFLSASVPEGFLAIHANTRL